One Chloroflexota bacterium DNA segment encodes these proteins:
- a CDS encoding aminopeptidase, protein MSISIVKMAPTAKIVVEQVLAVKPGEMVCIFTDTQCPQSITRLLADSAGAAGAETVIVTITPRDVGGADPSSSAAAAIQAADAVIAQASYGILHTETVREALRRGTRVCDMWGFNEDMMVHGGATADYGEIGKLSQRLAQVLTSGKEARITTREGSDLTMSLVDRQAHVLAALATEPGQFCAFPDGEAAISPLEGTAEGILVAPFCIEKRELGFLKEDLSLKVDGGKAVQIEGGIAAKQLLAFLEQIGDSARNIAELGIGTNPKARLGVTIRETKKSWGTAHIALGDSKSLGGKVESPLHMDMVFREPTLMVDGQTVIKEGQISL, encoded by the coding sequence ATGAGTATATCAATCGTGAAAATGGCACCTACGGCTAAGATTGTAGTGGAGCAAGTCCTCGCCGTCAAGCCAGGAGAGATGGTGTGTATCTTTACCGATACGCAATGTCCGCAGAGCATTACCCGGCTTCTGGCAGATAGCGCTGGAGCCGCTGGGGCTGAGACTGTAATCGTCACTATTACGCCGAGAGATGTAGGTGGAGCGGACCCTTCTTCATCGGCGGCGGCGGCAATTCAGGCGGCCGATGCAGTTATCGCCCAGGCCAGTTATGGTATCCTCCACACTGAAACGGTAAGGGAGGCATTAAGGCGCGGCACCCGTGTGTGCGATATGTGGGGCTTTAATGAAGACATGATGGTACACGGCGGTGCCACTGCCGACTATGGAGAAATAGGAAAGCTTTCTCAACGACTGGCGCAAGTGCTCACCTCAGGCAAAGAAGCCCGTATCACTACACGGGAGGGCAGCGACCTCACCATGTCACTGGTGGATAGACAGGCACATGTCTTGGCCGCTTTGGCTACTGAACCTGGTCAGTTTTGTGCCTTCCCGGATGGTGAGGCTGCTATTTCACCTTTAGAGGGAACCGCGGAAGGAATTCTTGTGGCTCCTTTTTGCATAGAAAAAAGGGAGTTGGGATTTCTTAAGGAGGACTTATCGCTGAAAGTGGACGGAGGCAAGGCGGTACAGATTGAGGGTGGTATCGCAGCAAAACAGCTACTTGCCTTCCTGGAACAAATAGGTGATAGCGCCAGAAACATTGCTGAACTGGGAATAGGCACCAACCCCAAGGCCCGTCTTGGCGTAACTATTAGAGAGACAAAAAAGTCTTGGGGCACCGCACATATTGCCCTGGGCGATAGCAAGAGTTTGGGCGGGAAGGTGGAAAGCCCTCTTCATATGGACATGGTCTTTCGGGAGCCAACCCTGATGGTCGATGGCCAAACGGTCATCAAGGAAGGACAGATTTCCCTCTAA
- a CDS encoding DNA-binding protein, giving the protein MTQLGAFYALGKCGRFVPVRLKTHTDITQGLKSVCEENGIKYGSIDGIGNVRQLNYQLLVPDSKAKHGVRLAEPQVLPGPLELLNLKGVVFQSETGETMIHLHGIFSDSEGKILGGHLAEGGNPVLGTLNAFIVELTDAEMIRQMDEDIGLGLCTPIGAFISVKS; this is encoded by the coding sequence ATGACACAACTTGGTGCCTTTTATGCTTTGGGCAAATGCGGCAGATTTGTCCCGGTAAGGTTAAAAACCCATACTGATATTACCCAGGGCTTGAAGTCAGTTTGCGAAGAAAACGGGATCAAATACGGGTCTATCGATGGCATCGGCAACGTACGCCAGCTGAACTATCAATTGTTAGTACCCGATTCTAAGGCTAAGCACGGCGTGCGCTTGGCCGAGCCCCAGGTCCTACCTGGTCCTTTAGAACTGCTTAATCTCAAGGGCGTTGTCTTCCAGTCGGAAACAGGCGAGACAATGATTCACCTTCACGGCATTTTCTCGGATAGCGAGGGGAAGATATTGGGCGGACACCTTGCGGAAGGCGGTAATCCAGTTCTGGGAACGCTTAATGCCTTCATCGTCGAACTGACTGATGCTGAAATGATCAGGCAGATGGATGAGGATATAGGTTTAGGTCTGTGCACTCCAATCGGAGCTTTTATCAGTGTTAAGAGTTAG
- a CDS encoding Lrp/AsnC ligand binding domain-containing protein, protein MKKRAYVLIDAEKGQSSSVVIALSKKPGVLAADVIWGPHDVVAIVEADDIDTLMHLVQSDISLIDGIAHSDTCLIVTGH, encoded by the coding sequence ATGAAGAAAAGGGCATACGTGCTAATTGATGCTGAGAAAGGCCAATCATCTTCAGTAGTTATTGCATTGAGTAAGAAGCCCGGAGTTCTGGCGGCTGATGTGATATGGGGACCACATGATGTAGTTGCTATAGTTGAGGCCGATGATATTGATACATTAATGCATCTCGTACAGAGTGATATATCATTAATCGATGGTATCGCTCATAGCGACACTTGTTTAATAGTTACGGGGCACTGA
- a CDS encoding HAMP domain-containing protein, whose amino-acid sequence MIHSLKFRFLIAFLSVILVTIGTVFLFISLRTSGEIGRFEERHEEAHFARLLHSLTRYHFEQGDWTGIQAQVEEMGSLYGRRIVLTDENGVVVADSQGDLIGQTYHQQATETALLLPTVPTPPRPFLPSPPAITEASGTVYIGPELSTDPTSPRFLSHSITHFIIWGCLIGGGVALAMTLILSRRILSPIKALTEAARRLGQGDFSPRLELKDKGEVGELARAFNSMANDLERAEQLRRNMVADAAHELRTPLSNIRGYLEAVNDGVIKPDAEAIQSLNEEAARLARLVDELQELSLAEAGELKLVCQAKDISKLISQTASPFQAQAASKGVSLSLDLMDELPPVNIDSQRMAQVLYNLLDNAMAHTESGDGITISTTQKDNWIEVAVTDTGAGIPAEDLPNIFERFYRVDKSRARATGGSGLGLTIAKRLVEAHGGSIEVQSELGKGSRFAFALPISS is encoded by the coding sequence ATGATACATAGTCTGAAGTTTCGCTTTTTAATTGCCTTCCTCTCGGTAATACTGGTAACCATTGGCACAGTCTTTCTCTTCATAAGCCTGCGAACCAGCGGTGAAATCGGGCGATTTGAGGAGCGGCACGAGGAGGCACACTTTGCCCGGTTACTGCATTCGCTAACACGCTACCATTTTGAACAGGGAGACTGGACAGGTATTCAGGCCCAGGTTGAGGAGATGGGAAGTCTGTATGGACGTCGCATCGTGCTGACTGACGAGAATGGGGTCGTGGTCGCCGATTCTCAGGGCGATTTGATAGGGCAGACGTACCACCAGCAAGCAACTGAGACGGCTTTACTGCTACCAACGGTACCAACTCCGCCGCGCCCATTTTTGCCATCCCCGCCCGCAATAACGGAGGCATCAGGCACTGTTTATATCGGTCCTGAATTGTCAACGGACCCGACTTCACCACGGTTTCTATCTCACTCAATAACGCATTTCATTATATGGGGGTGTCTGATCGGAGGTGGTGTAGCACTGGCCATGACCTTAATTTTATCGCGGCGCATCCTGTCTCCTATTAAGGCGCTAACTGAGGCTGCCAGGAGATTGGGACAGGGTGATTTCTCCCCGAGGCTGGAACTAAAGGATAAAGGCGAAGTGGGAGAGTTAGCACGAGCATTTAACTCAATGGCCAATGATTTGGAGCGCGCTGAGCAATTGCGACGCAATATGGTTGCTGATGCAGCGCACGAACTGAGAACCCCTCTTTCCAATATTCGCGGCTATCTAGAGGCGGTAAATGATGGGGTGATAAAGCCAGATGCAGAGGCTATTCAATCGCTAAATGAAGAGGCGGCTCGGTTGGCACGGCTGGTTGACGAGCTTCAAGAGCTGAGTCTTGCCGAAGCAGGCGAACTGAAACTAGTATGCCAGGCTAAGGACATCTCCAAATTAATCAGCCAGACAGCATCGCCATTCCAGGCTCAGGCGGCGTCCAAGGGGGTATCATTGTCCCTTGACCTCATGGATGAGCTCCCGCCAGTGAACATTGATTCTCAGCGGATGGCACAAGTGCTCTATAACCTTCTGGATAACGCGATGGCTCACACTGAAAGTGGTGATGGCATCACCATTAGCACCACACAGAAGGACAACTGGATAGAGGTTGCCGTGACCGACACCGGCGCGGGTATCCCCGCTGAAGACTTGCCTAACATATTTGAACGTTTCTACAGGGTTGATAAGTCCCGCGCCAGGGCTACCGGCGGCAGCGGTCTCGGTCTTACCATTGCCAAACGCCTGGTAGAGGCCCATGGCGGTAGCATTGAAGTCCAGAGTGAGTTGGGGAAAGGCAGCCGCTTTGCCTTTGCGCTGCCTATATCATCATAA
- a CDS encoding response regulator transcription factor gives MAGKRVLIVDDDRKTVELVKLYLNRDGYRVLTAYDGIEALRQAREGHPDLIVLDLMLLGIDGLEVCRTLRDESDVPIIMLTAKTTEQDKLTGLDLGADDYVTKPFSPKELAARVRALLRRLPGERGPSEVKNGKLAVDFVKHQAFLGDRSLNLTPTEFKLLGILAREPGRVFSRAEIIEKALGYDFEGFDRTIDVHILNLRRKLEADADHPKYIKTIYGVGYSFIEAGNDT, from the coding sequence ATGGCAGGCAAACGGGTACTGATTGTTGATGATGACCGGAAAACGGTAGAGCTGGTCAAGCTCTATCTGAACCGGGATGGTTACCGTGTGCTGACTGCTTATGATGGTATTGAAGCCCTGCGTCAAGCCAGGGAAGGACATCCTGACCTCATTGTTCTGGACCTTATGCTGCTCGGCATAGACGGGCTTGAGGTTTGCCGCACTTTGAGGGATGAATCCGATGTGCCTATCATTATGCTGACCGCCAAAACAACGGAACAGGACAAGCTGACGGGTTTGGACCTGGGAGCGGATGACTATGTTACCAAACCCTTCAGCCCTAAGGAGCTGGCTGCCAGGGTGAGGGCCTTGCTCAGGCGCCTCCCCGGGGAACGCGGGCCGTCTGAGGTCAAGAACGGAAAACTTGCCGTAGACTTCGTGAAACACCAGGCATTTCTTGGAGACAGGTCTCTGAATCTAACGCCGACCGAGTTCAAGCTGCTGGGGATTCTGGCCAGGGAACCGGGCAGGGTTTTCAGTCGGGCTGAAATCATCGAAAAAGCCCTCGGCTATGACTTTGAGGGTTTTGACCGCACTATAGACGTACATATTCTCAACCTGCGGCGCAAGTTGGAGGCAGATGCTGACCATCCCAAATACATAAAAACAATATACGGGGTCGGTTATTCTTTTATAGAGGCGGGAAATGATACATAG
- a CDS encoding SHOCT domain-containing protein: MWRRKKLVIVAVLAAVVLVGSIGGIALANNGDDSQPEAPCTALLDRVCEIYEQKTGVAIDPEVLRETFTQVRGEMHPEGMPNRGEMDPEALQNHLQDLFDQGKITEEQYEHMKDRIESMPDNLPGFGFRGHGGFRGFGGPCAPAE; the protein is encoded by the coding sequence ATGTGGCGAAGAAAGAAACTGGTTATTGTTGCTGTGTTGGCGGCCGTGGTTCTGGTCGGGAGTATCGGCGGCATAGCCCTGGCTAACAACGGGGATGACAGCCAGCCTGAAGCCCCATGCACGGCGCTGCTGGACAGAGTCTGTGAAATCTACGAGCAGAAGACAGGCGTCGCCATCGACCCGGAGGTGCTCAGAGAAACCTTTACCCAGGTCCGAGGCGAGATGCACCCTGAAGGTATGCCAAACCGCGGTGAGATGGACCCCGAGGCTCTACAAAACCACCTTCAGGACCTTTTTGACCAGGGCAAGATAACCGAGGAACAGTATGAGCATATGAAGGACCGGATAGAATCAATGCCTGATAACCTGCCCGGTTTCGGCTTCCGTGGTCATGGCGGGTTCCGCGGTTTCGGTGGGCCATGTGCCCCGGCAGAATAA
- a CDS encoding HlyD family efflux transporter periplasmic adaptor subunit: MKRTVMTVLTAFILVGLTVSSLGCSSEPSEEDMAETQIVSVQRGDLAVEITAVGNLALSRSEDLAFDLFYQEGTVEEVLVEEGDIVTEGQVLARLDTEEWEDELSALEDQVIAKERDLIQAQINLKTAEQTLKNSKDNKEAKELALLNAQISLDQAKYNLSVAEETHTWPDIEIAEAEVEKAEALLEYALESGFDRLVTRAQAELDAAEKVYNALVQGYDTEEVAIKKLQVESAEMTLAQAEEDLNEVAEDVALKGLQLTLSQGKLADAEKALVDAREELEEANGKSPIIAALFDGFITKVNVEGGDEVLSGTVAVQLADPEKFEADIMVSEIDILQVKLGGDAWVQVDAMPGMSLSAKVTHVSPTATIQSGVVNYQVEVEIESHEAVMQERQQAQGGQKRQIPTEISKDFQLREGLTVTVHILVAERNNVLLVPNQAITRLGMETLVQVSKDGVAEERVIQLGISDWQFTEVTDGLSEGEQVIVPQGTTTTSTSPTPRSPMPFMRPPHD; encoded by the coding sequence ATGAAAAGAACAGTAATGACAGTCCTGACAGCCTTTATCCTAGTTGGGCTTACAGTTTCATCGCTGGGTTGTAGTTCTGAACCAAGCGAAGAAGATATGGCTGAAACCCAGATAGTCAGCGTACAGCGCGGTGACCTGGCAGTTGAAATCACCGCCGTTGGTAACCTGGCATTGTCCCGCAGCGAGGACCTGGCTTTTGACCTGTTCTACCAGGAGGGAACAGTAGAAGAGGTTCTTGTAGAAGAGGGAGACATTGTTACCGAGGGGCAGGTTCTGGCTCGCCTGGATACAGAGGAATGGGAGGACGAGCTGAGCGCGTTGGAAGACCAGGTTATAGCAAAAGAACGCGACCTGATACAGGCACAAATCAACCTGAAAACAGCCGAACAAACTCTGAAGAACTCAAAGGATAATAAGGAAGCTAAAGAACTGGCGCTGCTTAATGCCCAGATAAGTTTGGACCAGGCAAAGTATAACCTGTCTGTGGCGGAAGAAACCCATACTTGGCCAGATATTGAGATTGCAGAAGCTGAGGTGGAGAAGGCTGAAGCCCTTTTGGAATATGCTTTGGAAAGTGGTTTTGACAGGCTTGTCACCCGCGCTCAGGCGGAACTGGATGCAGCCGAAAAGGTATACAACGCCCTTGTACAGGGCTACGACACGGAGGAAGTGGCTATAAAGAAGTTGCAGGTAGAATCGGCTGAGATGACGCTAGCTCAGGCCGAGGAAGATTTAAATGAAGTAGCCGAAGACGTGGCGCTAAAGGGGCTTCAACTGACGCTGAGCCAGGGGAAATTGGCGGATGCCGAAAAAGCTCTGGTGGACGCTCGAGAAGAGCTGGAAGAGGCAAACGGTAAAAGCCCGATTATTGCAGCGCTATTCGACGGGTTCATCACCAAGGTGAACGTGGAAGGTGGCGACGAGGTTTTAAGCGGTACCGTCGCTGTGCAGCTTGCCGACCCCGAAAAGTTTGAAGCAGATATCATGGTAAGCGAGATAGATATCCTGCAGGTAAAGCTGGGAGGAGACGCCTGGGTGCAGGTGGATGCCATGCCGGGAATGAGCCTTTCGGCTAAGGTTACCCACGTTTCCCCCACGGCAACTATTCAGTCAGGCGTCGTGAATTATCAGGTAGAAGTGGAAATAGAGTCACATGAAGCGGTAATGCAGGAGCGGCAACAGGCGCAAGGAGGACAAAAACGACAGATACCAACGGAAATATCAAAAGACTTTCAGCTTAGAGAGGGTTTGACCGTCACTGTGCACATACTAGTTGCGGAGAGGAACAACGTGCTACTGGTACCAAACCAAGCGATTACTCGCCTTGGGATGGAGACCCTTGTTCAGGTGTCAAAGGACGGCGTCGCTGAAGAGCGTGTGATACAGCTGGGCATCAGTGACTGGCAGTTTACAGAAGTAACCGATGGGCTCAGTGAAGGTGAGCAAGTAATCGTTCCGCAGGGGACAACCACTACATCAACAAGCCCGACACCGAGAAGCCCAATGCCTTTCATGAGACCGCCACATGATTAA